AGAGGATGTCAACCTTTGTCTGGTCGTTGATGTGTGTTAGATGCCCATAGATATGAGCCTCCCTTGCCCTATCGGCTAGAAGGAAGCGAGCAGGATCTAAAGCTAGAGTCTGTGCTGCGAGAACTGCCGCTCTACGAGTTCTCGATCGCTGCCACCTGCCTGAGCCGCGAAATTGTGGCCATTTTTGAGCAGTATCCTTTGCTGCCGGGAGTGATTTTGCAGCAGCAGGGGCGCTTGCTGGGGTTGCTCTCCCGACAGCGCCTGCTCGAATCGCTAATTCGGCCAGAAGGCATGGGCCTGTTTCTCGATCGCCCGGTGTCGGTGCTCTACAGCCACGCCCGCGCGGATGTTTTATGGCTGCTGGAGGATACGCCGATCGTGACGGCGGCTCAGCGGGCTCTGCGGCGATCGCCCGAATTGCAGGGGGAGCCGATTTTGGTGGAGTCCCCCGGCCAAGCCTACCGCCTGCTCAACGTCCACGATCTCAATATTGCCTACTGGCAGATTCGGGGCATCGAGACCCAGGTGCGCTACGAGCGCATTCAGATGCAGATGATCCACAACGAGAAAATGGCCAACCTGGGGTCCTTGGTGGACGGGGTGGCCCACGAAATTCTCGATCCGGTGGGCTTCATTTGGGGGAATCTGAGCCATTTGACCACCTATGGCGACCAGCTGATCGCGCTGCTGCGGGCCTACGAGGCCCAGGAGTCGACGCCGTCACCGGCGATCGCTGTCCTCAAGGAAGCGGTGGAGTGGGACTATCTCCAAGAAGACCTGCCCCGGGCCATCGAAAGCATTCGCAGCGGGGCTGAACGCCTCAAAAAGCTCGCTTCTGGTCTGCAAAACTTTTGCCATATTGACGAGGTCTATCCCAAGCCTGCTGACCTCAACGCCTGTCTAGACGGCATCTTGCTGCTGCTCAAGAGTCGTCT
This genomic stretch from Geitlerinema sp. PCC 7407 harbors:
- a CDS encoding sensor histidine kinase, with translation MPYRLEGSEQDLKLESVLRELPLYEFSIAATCLSREIVAIFEQYPLLPGVILQQQGRLLGLLSRQRLLESLIRPEGMGLFLDRPVSVLYSHARADVLWLLEDTPIVTAAQRALRRSPELQGEPILVESPGQAYRLLNVHDLNIAYWQIRGIETQVRYERIQMQMIHNEKMANLGSLVDGVAHEILDPVGFIWGNLSHLTTYGDQLIALLRAYEAQESTPSPAIAVLKEAVEWDYLQEDLPRAIESIRSGAERLKKLASGLQNFCHIDEVYPKPADLNACLDGILLLLKSRLANEIQIVCDYGHLPPVSCYLGQLGQVFMNLLVNAVDSLLDEAVRQKLAVEAETTTAIAHRPRSHVQKPCIEVKTQLCDQAEVGKEGSLSERWVRIIIADNGPGMSPEQQRQVEESFSVERRATKETSLAMSYRIVTAKHGGELRLRSPRTVDGHSPGTEFEILLPLT